GGCAGTGGTCAGATGATTGCGTTATTAAAAATCTAACTGATTCAGTTGTCGATAATTCTGCCTTAATTGAGTCACCTGCTGTGTCAACTTCTGGCGCGGCACTTTGTGGCCGGTGTGCTGCGGTTTTAGACAAAAGACCTTCGGCCTAGCGCTCAAGGTTTCTAAGCGCAATATGTAGAAAATCTGAGGATTGAAATCCCCCGCCGGCTGGGAGCCCGGCTAAGCGGGGGATTTCAATCCTCTATCTTTTATTTTGGGTGTAAGTCTTTTTTGCAATGATTAATGAAATGAGTTATAAAAATGAATTCTATAAAGACTTTTATTAAGGATTAATTTCTATTTAAAAGTTCGATTGTTGGCTTTATATAAGGTATTATTTCTATAGGGAGATTGGTAATTAAGTAATTATTTATAGGGATTTCTTAGTTATTGTTTTAGGGATTTAGTGGAAAAGTTATCAATAAAAAAAATATCATACGCTTTGTATATCTGCATTGTTTTGGTTGGCTTTGATTTAAAGGCTGCGTTTCAAGAATTTAGAGCAAGAAAGCTGTTTCATAGACCAGAGTCTATTGAGCCATCTATTCCTGCGCTGCATAAGGCCGTGGATGATAATGATTTGGTAAGGGTTAAGGCGCTTATTGATAGAGGCGCTTTCATTGATGAGCTATCAACGGTTGGTGAGCTTGAGCTGATTGAGTCACTTGGAAATGATAATAGTTTACGTGGCAATAGGCCTATGCATTTTGCAAAGAGTGCAGAAATGGTGCGCTTGCTTGTATCGCTTCATGCAAACCTGGAACTACAAAATCTTCATGGAAAAACCCCATTGCACTCCAGTGTAGAAAAAATAAACGCTTCTTGCGTGAGAGCATTAATTTCTGCTGGTGCAAACATAGAGGCGATGGATGACAATATGCAAACACCGCTTCATCTAGCTGCTCGTAAATGCAAGTTAGCAAAGATTGATCAATCAAATGCTTCGATTGAGATAACACAAGATCTGTTGGTCCATGGTGCAAATATGTACGCGACAAGTGTTTCGAATCTCACGCCATTGGATTATGGAATAAAGTATAATAATAAAAAGTTTGTTAAAGCTTTTATAGCTGCTGGATATGACGTTGCCAAAATTGATTTTACAAAGCTTAGAGGGGAGCAGGGCGCTAGACATCTTCAAGAAGTGGAAGATTTACTGGAGTGGTATACCCCTGAAAGAATTGATAAAGAAAATAGTTTACTTGGACAATCTATTGAGTTTGCCCACGATCAGTACAAAAAGGGTAAACCATGGTTGCTTGGAGCTATGCTTGGACTGGGAAAAAATAGTAGCTTAGAATCTTTGGTACATCGTAACATTTCAGATAGGTCTCGAAGTCATTTTGAGCCATCGTATCTTGAAGGTCAGATTATTCCTGCACTAAAAAAACAAATGCCGAATTAGTTGATAAGAAGGTCTATTGCTCAATCTGTAAAAACTACTTAAGTTTTTTTTTGCAAACTCTTGATTTTTTGCTTTTGTAAAAGATATTCTTGAATCAAAAGGGTATATTTTTAGGGTGAAAAAGGGAGAATAGTATGAAAAAGTTATTGTTTAGTTGCTTGGTGGCTGGACTATCTGGGGTATCTTTAGAAATTATGGCATCTGCGGCAGTAAAAGCTGCTCTGGCTGATCAAGATGCAGGTCTTGCAGCAACAACTCAGGCTGCGGTTTCAAATTCTTCATACGTCAAACCTTTATTTAGGGATGGACAGAAGAAGCTTGGTGATATTTTAAGTTCGATGAAAGCAAATGTAAAAGCTCCTTATAATTATTATAAATTGTATCAACAATATAGGGAGATTCTCAATTTGATGGATAAATACAATATAGAAAATAGAGAAGTTTTACATAGAATTCTGATGAACAATCCAAGATTTTTATCTTATTCTGAAGTGGAAAAGCTGTCCGTGGTCAGAAGCGACTCAATGTTTCAAGGGTTGCTCAATAAAGGATTTCGCGTAGACGATGATTTGATTGTCGGCGTTGGCATAGTTTTTAATGATATTTCTAAAATAATAGCAGCTCTTGAAAAACAGAAATTAAAATTGTCATCTGAAAACAAAGTTGATGCTTTAATTTATATAGAACAAAATATTGGTGGATTACGAGCTAAGCAACAAGAACTTTTAAGTTTCGTAGAAAGTGTAATGAAAGATGCTATTGAAATGAAAAAACTTGCTTTAGAGCAGATATCAAATAATAAATTTAGTAA
This portion of the Candidatus Dependentiae bacterium genome encodes:
- a CDS encoding ankyrin repeat domain-containing protein; the encoded protein is MEKLSIKKISYALYICIVLVGFDLKAAFQEFRARKLFHRPESIEPSIPALHKAVDDNDLVRVKALIDRGAFIDELSTVGELELIESLGNDNSLRGNRPMHFAKSAEMVRLLVSLHANLELQNLHGKTPLHSSVEKINASCVRALISAGANIEAMDDNMQTPLHLAARKCKLAKIDQSNASIEITQDLLVHGANMYATSVSNLTPLDYGIKYNNKKFVKAFIAAGYDVAKIDFTKLRGEQGARHLQEVEDLLEWYTPERIDKENSLLGQSIEFAHDQYKKGKPWLLGAMLGLGKNSSLESLVHRNISDRSRSHFEPSYLEGQIIPALKKQMPN